One Helianthus annuus cultivar XRQ/B chromosome 7, HanXRQr2.0-SUNRISE, whole genome shotgun sequence genomic region harbors:
- the LOC110866747 gene encoding xyloglucan endotransglucosylase/hydrolase protein 2, translating into MVAMFGTCFLLGDAKRNATFDENYQVTWGSDHVLYLNEGREVRLLLDEISGAGFTSKDYYGSGFFKMKIKLPANDSGGLVTAFYLYRNETGVHDELDFEFLGNRPGKPIALQTNIFTNGVGSREQRIKLWFDPTADFHYYKILWNHHQIVFFVDNIPIRVFKNNMIKGVGYPNSTMQVVVSLWDGSNWATDGGQVKADYTHGPFEAYFQDFNINGCHSSPSMPNVKCLSQDYRWNSKTYWTLKPNQQKAYELIKEKRMTYDYCTDGIGMTRPNDYKECH; encoded by the exons ATGGTAGCAATGTTCGGAACATGTTTTTTGCTCGGTGATGCAAAACGAAATGCAACTTTTGATGAGAATTACCAAGTAACATGGGGAAGTGATCATGTTTTGTATCTTAATGAAGGAAGAGAGGTTCGATTGTTGTTGGATGAAATTTCAG GTGCTGGATTTACATCAAAAGATTATTATGGATCCGGCTTCTTTAAAATGAAGATCAAGTTACCCGCTAATGATTCCGGCGGTCTTGTTACTGCTTTTTAT TTGTATCGAAACGAGACTGGCGTGCATGATGAGTTAGACTTTGAATTCTTGGGAAATAGACCGGGCAAACCAATAGCACTACAAACAAATATATTCACAAATGGTGTTGGAAGCCGAGAGCAAAGAATCAAACTTTGGTTTGATCCTACCGCGGATTTCCATTACTATAAAATCCTATGGAATCACCATCAAATCGT gTTCTTTGTGGATAACATACCAATAAGGGTGTTCAAGAACAACATGATCAAAGGTGTGGGGTACCCTAATAGTACAATGCAAGTGGTTGTGAGCCTTTGGGATGGGTCTAATTGGGCGACTGATGGTGGCCAAGTCAAGGCTGATTATACCCATGGACCATTCGAGGCCTACTTTCAAGATTTTAATATCAATGGGTGCCATTCATCACCCAGTATGCCCAATGTAAAGTGTTTATCCCAAGATTATAGGTGGAATTCCAAAACATATTGGACATTGAAGCCAAATCAACAGAAAGCTTACGAGCTTATTAAGGAAAAACGTATGACATATGATTATTGTACGGATGGGATTGGGATGACGCGCCCTAACGATTATAAAGAGTGTCATTAA